CTTTCTGAAGATCTTTTACTGTGTTTATTTGTGcatttgctgctttttcactcattttcagtcgtTTTTGTTATGCCACTTATCactcaagcataaaaaggctCCTAAGTCACGGGATGAGCCAGTGTTGTTTCTACAcatctttaggcacttttttAAGCAGCCtgtaacaaaaacacatcatttgttccaatttctttgaatctatgaaaaatacaaaaaagaacaCAAGTCATGTCGTTATAGAAAGAGTAAAGaatctgacacaggacctgataGATTCATCTGGACCTTCAGCTGATCATCTATTgttcctcatcagaaatggtctcagtggctGTCAacaagccattcttaaggaagggaaacggagagaaaaggctgaggtatgaaaATTATGAAAATCATCTAAAGGTAGAAAcacccaaagaagagctttgaatgtccttcaagaagcctggagaactattcctgaagacgacttaaagacatgacaagaaagctgcctaagagagtttgccttatttactgtatttacatGTATGTTTAAAAACGTGATTTATTTAAAGATGTACATAGCAAAGTATAAAGAATTCCCTGTATGATCCGAAGTGTTGAGTCCCCAGTTTACCGACAGAGGGCCGCGCAGACCCCGATGATGTAACAGCATGTTGGGTCTCATCAGAGATGACGCAGAGAGAGGAGCGCTCACTCTGACACTTTTCCCGCGGACAGCAGAGACTCTTgtccaggggtgcccaatcccagtcctcgagatctactatcctgcagcttttagatgcatccctactccaacacagctgaatcaaatggtttgattacctcttcagcatgccatcaagtttggcaaaggcctgaaaacaagccattcatttgattcaggtgtgtcagaAGAAGGATgcgtctaaaagctgcaggacggtagctctcgaggactgggattgggcacccctgctctTGTCAAACAGTAACATCCATGAAACGTTAGAAAACAGCGGCAGTGCTTCTGCTCCGGGTATGTTTACTGATACACGCCCTCATTTTGCTTAATCTCGATTACCGCACGCATTCCTCTAACAGAGTGAGACATCGCGGTTTATATAGACGATCTTCGGCCCCACACGCCCAGCCTCAGCACCAGTGCATCTCCTCTCCGCGgggtgcctcctccttctttcGGCACCAGCATCACAGGAACcctgacagacacacagacggagggagggagggacgAGGCCTCGGTGATCGCGCTCCCCGCTCCAGAGCTCGATTCCTCGCGGTCCGTTATGTCTTTGAGCCTGCTCCCCCTCTCGCCATGCCCGCCGCTGAACGCCACCCACCGCCGCTGCTCCTCTTCTTGCCGTCGCTGCTGCTGATCTCCTGCCTGGATGGGGTGGCGAGGGCAGCAGCGGCACTGGAGGAGGGCGGCGGCCTCACGGCCGGGGCCGGAGACCCGTCCGGCACCTACACCGCCGCCTCGAGCCGAGCCGCCACCCTCTCGGCTCTATCAGCAGGTAAACATAAACAAAGAGGAAGGGGGTGTTTGCTGGAGGATGGAGGGGGGTGGAGGATGGAGGAGGGGGATGTCATTGTTACTGAAAATGGAAATCAGCTGCAGAGGAAACAGTGGGGCATGACTGATGGTGCAGGTGCGTTAATAAAGGGGGCTTTCTGCAATAAATTAGGAAATCAGGAGCGCACTGATACACTGCTGGACTGGAATCAGACAGTCCAGTGTAATAGGATTAATAGGAGGAATATGGAGGTGTGGAGGATTAGGCTTTTATCTTTTTGGCCTGAGCAGGTGATGTCTTAATGGGAGacagggagggaggggagtgtggTAATCCTGTGCTGCTCTGCTGATACAGTAAGTAAAGTCTGTGTTTACATCCTGTCCCTAGTGAACACACAAAGGAcagctgaggctgtgtgtgtgtgtccgtcaATAACAGCAAACAGTGCATTTATCTGGAAGCTCGTATTTAAAAGTCAGACTGCATCTCTTCTGTGCTGTCGTTCGGTTCCTGGATGTATTTTTCCACCCTCCCCGCAGAAGTGCTCGCCTCATCACTTTTTCATGGCGAGAGAAAGGTTACGGAGCACGCAGGAGGGACACGTGCAACCCAGATCTCCTCTTTTTCCTCTGGCATCTTCTTTGCAGAGCCTCAGTTTGCCCTGAAGGTCCTGGTGAGGGATCTGGTGACCCGCCAGCCCCTGTCGGGGGCTTCGGTGGACGTCTACGTCAACCACACCTTGAGGACTTCTGCCCAGACCGGGGAGATGGGGGAGGTTCTGCTCTGGGTGCCGTACACCCCGGGCCTCGGTCTGACCCTGCTGGGCAGCATGGGAGGCTACGTGCCCAGCCTGCTCCCCTGGAGCACCAATAAGAGACCAAGTGAGTAACCAGCAGAGGTGGGCAGATCGAAACAATTACTGATATCAGTACTGGATCAATACTTTATTTCTATCCTCAAAGTTCAGTATGTAGCCCACtgaattttattaaataattttaattttcaattaccaagtaaatacagggcaGATATTACCAATACCAATACTGGTATATCGGTACTGGTATTGGTGAGTATTGTTATTGGTCTAAAGTGCTTTAGAGACAGAATTCAGAAAGTGGGCTCACTGCCAACCTAAAAATGACCAAACcagtaaataattttttaaaaggtgacgtaaaaaacccaaaaacaagaCTGTGGAGCTTACAGTATTGCTAGCACAGTtcccacacactcagacacacacaaacacactcacctcCATTATTCATTGTCATTATAGATTAATGAAGTGTCAGCGACAACACACAACTTGTCTCTGAGGTTTGTCCACGATGAGGCGATTTATGTTCCCAGTCGAGTGTAACTGAGCGTGGCGTCCTGTGCTCGCCTCATCGATCGCTCTTGGAGTCGAGGTGTCTGCCTCAGGCCGGCATGAGACCTATGCTTGTCTCAGCAAAGTGTCTTTGTCCTGCCAGAGCAGGGGGGTGGTGGGGATGTTTTTATTCTGCTGGCCTTAGTGTGGAGAAGGGGCAAGGGAGCAGGTGGTGATTCAAAGGGAAGTGGGGAGCAGGTGTTATGGAGGAGAAAATGCAGGAAGGGTGGGGGGAACAGTTGCATTAGCAGAGACGCCTCCCTTTTGTGGTGCTGAGCCAGACAGCTGAACTCTGCTGTGCTCCAATGTTTGGACGCCCTCTGCTGTTGGATTTGTAGCTCTACAAGCTaccaaaccaacaaacaaacacaccagcAGATGTTATAGGTCATGAAAACCTGACAGATCGTTGTTGTTCTTCTGTACTTGTGATTGGCTCCTGATCTTTCTCTTTGTTCTCTGGCAGTTTTCTCCTCTGTCacgttgctgctgctgcctcacagTCAGGGGAACATCTGGCTGTATGAAGACTCCGTGCTCATCACCGGGAAGGTACCTGGTGAGTtccttctcacacacacacacacacacacacacacacacacacacacacacacacacacacacacacacacacacacacacacacacacacacacacacactgtgtttaGGCTTTTAGTATTCAATTTACACTGCTTTAAGTAGGCTTTTGAGTGTGTTTGACAGTGCAAAGTGGACACACTTGGCAGAGACACTGAGACGAAACCAGAGGTGTCTAAACATGTGGCTTCAGAGGCTGGAATCGGTCTGCCCAGAGGTACGATTCAGCCCTCTGGATAGTTTGCAAACACTGCGCTGCTGTTCCTGGTTTGGTGCATCAGCCTTACTGCACAGCAGTAAAAATATATCCAGAGTAAACCatccctctgatgtactcatttctacTTTTGTCTCCCTTGGTTACTCCCAGtgtcctgtctttttgtcagcacCACTGTGTCCAAACCATTAACCATATTCTTAACTTTCCTTTCCATTCTTGCTGCCCTCTGTCACTCGTCTCCAACCGCTCCACCCTGCCTGTACTCTCTTGTTCACCATCTGTTACTTTGGGATGGTTGactccaggtatttaaactctgTGACACATGCCTCCCTCTCTAAAATGAATGTAGTGAAGCTGCTTAAGGCTAACTCCTGCAGGTATCACTGCTGTCAACCTTCAGCAAAGACAAATTCCAGATTTCAGACTgcagaaaactaaacaaactGCTTTTCTGCACACAGGCTGCTCTTAGTTTAGTCAGTTTTTAATGTACTTGTGTTCTGTCACTGTGTACAGCAACCCAGTGGGTAGATGGCAGGGCCCCTCTTCTTTACATTGAAAAGACTTTCATTAGTAAAGTAAACATACTGACTGTAAGATCAACTACCCAGTGAGGGTTCATTTTAGCTAGTTTGCTTCACAGTTAAATCGATAGATTGAAACAGCAGACCAAACTGAGCTGTATGTGGCTACTTTACAAGTGACTTTAGTTCAACTAAAGTCACTTGTAAAGATTATTTGAGTAAAGAGAAGATTCAATTACACCTTTAAAAGGAGGAGCTGTTGTGGAAGTGGTTTGCAAAGCGGCTTGCAGATGTGTAACAAATGTGCAGAAGGCTGAATCGACTTAAAAAGCACATGTGCCCAAATTCCTACTGATAACCTGCCATTTTGTTTTCACAGACAGCTCATCCCAGCCGATGGTGAAGTTCCCAAAGAACATTCTCACGATCCCGGATAAGACCAACATCTCTTCGGTGATGGCGTTCCTGACTGTACCACATCCCCACCTGGCGAAGGACTGCACCAACTGCACGCCGGGCTTCATCAGCAACAAAtcaggtaaagaaaaacatttcctgATCAGATTTTTTAAACGTCACAATGACATTTGGTCCAGTTAAAGAGGTACAGAATGAAAGAGATCAATCATGCCTTTGAAAAATGATGTTCCACGTCCCAGAAACCAGTCTGTGGTGCTGAAGGGTCCACACACCCAGCTCACACTCCTTGTCAGTAGTGGGTTAGGGTGGTTCAGGTTTTGATCTACTGCTCCATCTACATCCCAACCTTTACCTCTGGTCATGAAATCTAGGTAAAGAATGAAAAAGTAAGGTCGTgaacaatgttccctctaattttccatgtgtctgagcgaacacacacactccctgaGCGGacacttggaccactgtgagcaacagcagacgacTGTGGTCATGCCAGCattgaatccatccaagttacatggtttattaaattacagcatttacatttatgttagactacttttaattaactgctttagcccacttacaatgaaaatgtaaaacaaaaatgtagtCATTGACCTGTGTAggatgttaacactattggaagtaaaactAACTTGAACtcaaattttgaaaacacaaatttcttcttttttttattttataaagctctgagttgtattatgagtatgagtctgtggtctgggagagagtcctgtaactctgtctgcaaaatacaatatataatgaccaatgttgcgcaattaattatatagttacttcttcaaaaaagtaactgagttttgcaaacaacgaagttttttgcagctatttttttaaaaatgcagccaaggtgttttttttaaataaacatttcaaactatttacagcatAATCAGCTGtttggcatcaaatttgatgccatacaaattatttgtgccactccaaaaataatttctgtccgcatcaaggagaacaacagcctgatacctgcaggcctgacaacaggagatgtatcactcctgtaacacctgtaacattcagcagtcgcctcattgttctgacacacaacaaaactattgactacactacacactaacgaCATAAGATTTGCGCTatgtcgcaaatctctcacatctcaaaacaccgccgtcactcctaaaacttccatccgtttcttaacaacttgccatatcattttttgattggtcgacatggtacttttttcgaccaataggaaaAGGTggggtgtttttggttttgtttttgctcacaggcggagagtgcTTCCGTACTTCGAGCGTTTTTTCTTATAGaacgtttcttcccgcagtaaatataaacaacgatagtattcaggaagaaaacaaacattgcatatattttttatcataactctggttttacgtggcctatcaacacaatttaaaaactggtataaagtcaaCACTTTTCCCGTCAATtcttccgtctgtcctgctcacatctccaatggttgtacacgttgtcattaacgtggcttcactccacatcagccacgctgcttcgctagctaaaacaccggtgtcggcacataaggacgctgtcgtagcctgtcaacgacgttgattagctgcgtatatacgaatgtgaatcgcattattggctggactatgggataaggtggcatcgttctaatcccatactggagcagccagtcacgtactgactaacactgcaaaacagaattgttgaaattttaatttcaatttcaattaaggttagatttttttttgtgcacaacgcagattttctgtgcgcagagaccgtgccagcagtgggCAATTGCAcacgtgcgcagcttagagggaacattagTCGTGAAtacaaggcaaggcaaggcaaatttatttgtatagcacaattcaacaacaaggtgattcaaagtgcaaGGGGCTGAGGTAAGCTTCCTCAGTAGGGTGGTTTGGCTCAGCCTCAGGGATAGGGTGAGGAACTTTAGGTGGTTTGGGTATCTGGTTAGGATGCTTCTTGGGTGCCTGTCTTTGGAGGTTTTCCAGGAACACCCAACTAGAAGGAGATCCTGGGGTAGACCCAGAacctgctggagagattatatatcTCGTCTGGCCTGGGATTGTTTCAGCATTCCCCAGTAGGAACTGGAAAGTGTGGCTTtggagatggatggatgactttTTTATTGAGGTACCCAAACAATATGCTTTACCATTTACATTCCTGGCATGGACTGCTTTGCAGTTTTCAGAAGTATTGATCTGAAAGCCGTGGCAGCCATCAGCGTCCTGCTGTACTCCGGTGGCGAGGAGATACAGGTTCGAGGACCCATCCAGATCAGTCTGCCGCTGGGCCACCACACACACCTCAGGGCCTCTGATACTGTGCCAGCCTGGGCCTTCAACCAGAAGACAGGTAGCAATGCAAAtagcagcagagcagctgaattACAAGAAAAAGACTTAAAAGAAATTTCCTCTCATGCTATTTTCCTTGCTGTTTGAAGGTGGCTGGGAGAATCATGGTCTGGGAATAGTTAAAACGGTTGGAAATGAGCTGGTTTGGACCTACACCGCTTCCCATCTGGGCTACTGGATCGCCGCCCCTCTGCCTTCATCAAGAGGTAGATACCTCATTGACCTTCATTAACACATGTGAATGCTATTTTTGTTTAGACCTGTTTCACACCTTCTTATACATTTATCCTTTTAGATTATCTGGGACATGCAAACTCTTTGGATTTCCTATCTTACCATACCTACCTGTTGGTAGGAATACTGGGTGGAACTCTGGCCATAGTGATCGGATTTCTGTCCCTGCTCTTGTGCCACTGTGGGTAAGAAGCCCTTCTAGAAATGTTTTCAATTGACAATATATGCAATGCTGATCAACAAGAGGCAGATTAAAAAGGTGTGATCTAAGAGTGCATCCATAGCTTCAAGATTGCCTTCTAATGCATCTCTAAAGAAATCATCATAGCAGTTTTATTCTTCAGATTTGCCTGCGACTTTGCATACAGAAAATTCCTAACAATCTCAGAAAATGATAAAGCCATACAGAAataattacttcaagttatttcTGCTATGGGTTGTGCTTAGATTTTCACAGGCCTTTAACAGTATCAGTAAATTTCTCTTTGGCCTAACTGGTTACAATGTCACTTTAAATTAGGGCTCAAACAATATGGCTCAATATGGCAGTTTTTAGTAATCAAGGAAACAGTTAACAGTTGTTTGGAACAGATATAAATTTGCTATATAAACTAAAGACAATTTTTGGGCTCAAAAATTTCTAATTAAAACAGAACTTTGTTAGCTTCTGTTCTGACACCTTTCATACAGAGAAGGCTAGGCTAAAGCTGCTAGCTGTAGCCTTAGCTTAGCCTTCCCTATATATCGCTGCAAAAAATTGCTAGATTATTCAAGCATTTTTAGTAAAAATGGTAAACTATGCATGCTTTTTATCAGTAAAGTGGATCAGAAGACTGTGCAGCTGCAGCACTAGGAGAAATGATTGCCATGCTTGTTGCAACTCCACCATATCAGTTATCTTAACTCTGCATCATAGCACTGTATCAGCATGTTAAAGTACAATTATAAAAGACTTAACAAGGTCCAAACTGGgtcatgcagcaggacaatgatctgaagcacagcagcaaatctgcaacagaatggctgaaaaagaaaagaatcaagttGCTGCAAGGGCACAGTCAAACTGGGAAAATATACGTGATTAAAGTAGAAGAGTGCAGGTGCACAATTAGCAGAAAGGATTGCAATGCTAGTCTTAAGAGTGACTAAACAAACTGGACCCCTCACCTTCTACCAAGCTCTTAAGACTAgtatgacctggatgactgaaaacCTAAAAAGACAGATTACAATGCTTGTTGCAACTTTAGCAATATCTTCTGCCAGAGTTATGCTAACTCTCAAGAGCTGCTTAACAAGTAAATGTGGTACTCTGTGTTCAGCTTTGATAGGCTGTTAGTAATGAAATAGTGAAACAGTTCCTACTTTAAAGGTTCTTTGAGTGAGTCTGAAAAGCCTGTAGACCAAAGCTTGTCCTGCTTAACTTTTGCTTCTCCCATGTACAGAGGTTCTTATCGAGAGcccaggaggaggagagcacgTTTTTCCAAATTGACGGTTGTAAAGAAAGACCAAACCACCTCCACCCACATGGAAGAGGGCTTGTTGTTCCGATCTGGCGACAACAGCCTCGCCACCTGCAGCATCCAGTGCGAACCGTCATCTACTCCAAGGCACAAAGCCAACTATAACATCTATGTGGAGGATCCAGGGACTCGTGCCACGGCACCGCTTTATGAGAACATCACTCCAGATCGGATGAAGGGTCCTCAGCCGCCACCTCACTACATCAACAGTGAGGAGGTGTCTCGATTAAGGGAGAAGTCGGAGCAGAACCGGGCCAACATCAACTGCGACAACTTCTTTCAGGATAAGCTGGTCCATATCTACAACCAGCCAGTGGCCATTATTCCCGCTCCCGAGCTCTTCAGTGCTCAGGAGCAGCAGCTACCAGGCTGCAAGTCCGCCACCTTCCCCCGCAACGGAAGTGAGTATGATGCTCACTCAGAGCCTGCAAGTAAAGACAGCTACACCCAGACACTACCCAAAGTTCCTCACCACCACTCACAAGGTGGGAGCAGCCCACAGCAGAGTAGCCAAGATGATACCCAGCCTCTGGAGACGCCCCCTCAGGGGCAAGGCCCTAACAGTGTGTGGGGACGCTACAGTAACCTCCTTGAATCCTCCGTCTCTGTGCCTGGGACTCTTAATGAGGCAGCTGGCATGGAGGGCTTCAACACCGGGCACGGCGTGCCCAGTGAGTTGCAGGGGATTTCAGAGCGCACCTTGCTGGAGCTGACACGTGGCAAGTCCTTGTCGTCTCACCCCAGAGCCTGGTTTGTCTCCTTAGACGGGAAGCCAGCAGCGCAGGTCCGCCACTCCATCATTGAGCTCCAGAGCCACCACCGCCCGCCAAGCAGCAACGACACCAGCCTGGACTCAGGGGTGGACATGAACGAGCCTCAGCAAAGCATCCGCGAGACGGAGCGTGACCGACCTTCTATCAGGGCTTCTTCCCTGCCGCACCACAGCCGTGGCGGGCGGTACGGCGAAGAGCAGGACCTGAGCAGCAGTGAGAGCGGCACCACTGCTACCTGCACACCAGAGGACCCGTCCCTGAGGAACATTTTAGATGGGAGCAGTGGGGCCATTCCGAATATTCCTGAAGAGCGTGATGGGATGGATACATCCAGCGCTCAGGAGGACAGTGAATCAAGAGGTACACCACCTCCCCGGCGCCTGAGGAAGGTTAGGGAGAAGGGGAAGACGGAAAAGAGGAGCGCCAAGCACATCCGGGAGGGCAGACCTCTGACCAAGAGAAGCTAAAGCTTCTCAGGCTCATTTCCCCACCCATCAGTGCTTCAGTtaaaatccaaattaagtaaTTCATATGAGTTTGTGTTCACACaggcattgttgttgttgagttCTGTGATTGTACAACTTTGCCAAAGAATGCATAAGCTAGCTCAAGAAATGAATCAGCATCTGTGTCACGTTATGTAGCTGCTGTTAAGACGAGTTTGTGCACCGTGTTCTCTCATTCTCCCAAATCTGACGATCACCAGCGAGATTCCTCACAGCAGATGTCCATGTGAACACGATGTCCCACAGTATCCGGTTCTGGCATTATAGAGGGTGCCTTCTTACTGCCTGTAATCGTTAAATAGGGTTACGCAAAGGTGGTGTGTTTCGATATTtagtataaaaaaaatctggtgaGTTTGCAGGATGGACACAGATACAGGTCAATGTGTAGTGCACTTATCCTCACCATAAATGCCTGCTGTATATTAAATAAGACGAAGAAGCTTTCCCAGTCCGCAGCACTCGCATCTCGCTTTGTATCCTACTGCCTCATTCCACCATAAATGACGCTCTGGGATTTGTTAACTAAACTGAgtgtaagtaaaaggaaaacgAGCTTCAGCTTTCCAACTTTTGACTGACTCCAGAACCTTTGGATTGAAATTTTGATGTACATtgtaaagcaaagcaaagctgCCATTTTGAAGTTCATGTCTGAAGTTTAAGGTTTTTAGCCTACATCTGTTTTTGAATGCATGAAAATGAATGTTTTCACCGTGCGTATGAATATATTTGCATTTTACCGTTAACAGCAATTCATCATAGATTACTTAGAGACTGAATTGTTTTCCCATTTATTTCCATTTACAGTTGTCCACATTTATTTGTATGACAAAACGTGTCAAGACTTGTTTAACGGGATTCGTAAGAGCCCAAAGAATTAGATTAACTATTGGAAACAATCAGTGGTACAGTTGCTACTTTTCTTTGAGGGATACTGTTATAAATATGCTGTTGTCACACAGTGGACAAAGTGGACTTATTGTGCTACCTATTAGGTTTTAATTGATGAGGTCAGTGTATGTCTAAGTAACCTCTGCAAGGAAAAGTGCCGGCTTCAGTCTACTTTAAATACTTGCTTTCAgacagttttttctgctgttggcTCTGGATGATGTCAGAGAGTGGGGCTGTCTTTGCCCCACCCACTTGTTGTTCAAATCCTCTGTTTGTTAGTGGAAGCCATTTAGAAGACAAATAGTCTAAGATAGGCTACTCCAGGGCTCAGTATAaggaatatttattattttgatcCTTGAATAATGCAAAGCTACTGCagtagagtccaagaataacaACATGGAGATGGTAACAAGCATAGCAAGTCCTCTGTAACTGAAAGAATCTGTTGCTTGACAATAAATTATGATTTGATTTACTTTTCTCTTAATACCTGAACATCTTTTCGGGTACAGCATTACCCTTTGAAACTAATTTCTTGACAGCATTGTGCAATTGGTGCCTTGGAGATCTGCTTTTAGCTGTACCTGCATGCCCAAatctatttatatatatatatactcacaCAGTAGGCATCAACATAGGTTTATATTTTCtagagggagggaaaaaaatctggGTTTGAATGAACGCTTCAGTTTATAATAATGGTTCTCCTCTTTTGCTCCAGAGAGCGCTTCTTTGCTACACTGATATAGTGCAGCTCAACAGAAGGCAATGCCATTGTAGCGGTCTGTGAGCTCGTTGGTCCGTTGgtaaaccatttcaacaactgTTGGTGGTTTACTGTTAGAATGTGTACAGAGGCTCATTGTTTCCTGATACTGTATCACAGTTATTTCAATCACAAACGTATTTTTCTCTCCGGTTCACTATAAGGCTGACATTTGGTTGGATGGATAGCCATGTATATTAATGTTCCTCTCAGGATGATTTGTAAGAACTTTGCTGACCCTTAAATTTCCACGCTGCATCATCTTAAAGTCAAAGtcatagactgtataaaagatggacctaGCCACCAGAGCATCATCCATTGGCCTGTTAAGTGCTTCAGTGGATGAGTGTTTTCCCCAGCTGGTTTCAATCATCACAGCTGGTTTCAAACACTGTGATGTTTGAAACCAGCTATGATGTGTAAGGTGTGGATTTGACTGAGAAACTGCTTGCTCAGTATTAAGATTTTTAAAACGAGGTTGGAACGACTATGTTCTGAAACTGGCAACTTTGTCTGTAACTTGTCAACTAGGAACTGTGGGCGGTTTTCTGTAAAGGTTTATATGACCCAAAGTCTTTTTGCAGTCAGAGGactcgccccctgctggatatCAGAATGCACCTTTAAGGCGCTCCTGCATTAGCTTGACTTTGTCCATCCTTTAAACAGTCCATGGTCAAATTTTCAACGGTTCAGTTCCTGCAAGACTAATAATAATGTCTGTTGTACTTTGTGTCTAACCAGCAAATATGAGAAATATTAGCTGAAATAAGATGACTAAGGCCTCATTTACACAAGACGTAGAGAGCTGATGGCGACTCCCTGGCACTGGAAGGCtgctaggaaaaaaaaaattctccaaCCAAAAGAAAACTACATTAAGCTCTCCCATTATTCACTAAGGGTTTCCACAGTGGGCAATGCTGCACATTTGATTGGGCAGGATACTCATCCTGATGCAACCCACAAGGTATTTCCTCCTGGTCTTGAACTGGGGGATCTTTTGCTTGTTGTGGGCAGTC
The window above is part of the Maylandia zebra isolate NMK-2024a linkage group LG23, Mzebra_GT3a, whole genome shotgun sequence genome. Proteins encoded here:
- the fam171b gene encoding protein FAM171B is translated as MPAAERHPPPLLLFLPSLLLISCLDGVARAAAALEEGGGLTAGAGDPSGTYTAASSRAATLSALSAEPQFALKVLVRDLVTRQPLSGASVDVYVNHTLRTSAQTGEMGEVLLWVPYTPGLGLTLLGSMGGYVPSLLPWSTNKRPIFSSVTLLLLPHSQGNIWLYEDSVLITGKVPDSSSQPMVKFPKNILTIPDKTNISSVMAFLTVPHPHLAKDCTNCTPGFISNKSVFRSIDLKAVAAISVLLYSGGEEIQVRGPIQISLPLGHHTHLRASDTVPAWAFNQKTGGWENHGLGIVKTVGNELVWTYTASHLGYWIAAPLPSSRDYLGHANSLDFLSYHTYLLVGILGGTLAIVIGFLSLLLCHCGGSYREPRRRRARFSKLTVVKKDQTTSTHMEEGLLFRSGDNSLATCSIQCEPSSTPRHKANYNIYVEDPGTRATAPLYENITPDRMKGPQPPPHYINSEEVSRLREKSEQNRANINCDNFFQDKLVHIYNQPVAIIPAPELFSAQEQQLPGCKSATFPRNGSEYDAHSEPASKDSYTQTLPKVPHHHSQGGSSPQQSSQDDTQPLETPPQGQGPNSVWGRYSNLLESSVSVPGTLNEAAGMEGFNTGHGVPSELQGISERTLLELTRGKSLSSHPRAWFVSLDGKPAAQVRHSIIELQSHHRPPSSNDTSLDSGVDMNEPQQSIRETERDRPSIRASSLPHHSRGGRYGEEQDLSSSESGTTATCTPEDPSLRNILDGSSGAIPNIPEERDGMDTSSAQEDSESRGTPPPRRLRKVREKGKTEKRSAKHIREGRPLTKRS